Proteins encoded by one window of Mycolicibacterium sp. ND9-15:
- a CDS encoding ABC transporter ATP-binding protein: MRLSGVRKRYGSTVAVANLDLEVQAAEVFALLGPNGAGKTTTVEMCEGFIKPDSGTIEILGLDPFGDNARVRGRIGVMLQGGGGYPAARAGEMLNLVASYAANPLDPAWLMDTLGLTEAARTTYRRLSGGQQQRLALACAVVGRPELVFLDEPTAGMDAHARIVVWELIDALRRDGVTVVLTTHQLTEAEELADRIMIIDHGLAVATGSPEELMRSGAENQLRFRAPRMLDLSLLVSALPESYRASETAPGEYLVEGAINPQVLATVTAWCARLDVLATDMSVEQRSLEDVFLDLTGRELRP; the protein is encoded by the coding sequence GTGCGCCTGAGCGGGGTCAGAAAGCGCTATGGATCGACGGTCGCGGTGGCCAACCTCGACCTCGAGGTACAGGCCGCCGAGGTGTTCGCCCTGCTCGGCCCCAACGGCGCGGGCAAAACCACCACCGTGGAGATGTGCGAAGGGTTCATCAAACCCGACTCGGGCACCATCGAGATCCTCGGCCTCGACCCGTTCGGCGACAACGCCAGGGTGCGGGGACGCATCGGCGTGATGTTGCAGGGCGGCGGGGGCTACCCGGCCGCCCGCGCCGGCGAGATGCTGAACCTGGTGGCCTCCTACGCGGCCAACCCACTGGACCCGGCATGGCTGATGGACACCCTCGGGCTGACCGAGGCCGCGCGCACCACGTACCGGAGGCTGTCCGGCGGCCAGCAGCAGCGCCTGGCGCTCGCCTGTGCGGTGGTCGGCCGCCCCGAGCTGGTGTTCCTCGACGAGCCGACGGCCGGGATGGACGCACATGCGCGAATCGTGGTGTGGGAGTTGATCGATGCGCTACGGCGCGACGGCGTCACCGTGGTGCTGACGACCCATCAACTGACCGAGGCCGAGGAGCTCGCCGACCGCATCATGATCATCGACCACGGTCTCGCAGTGGCCACCGGGTCACCCGAGGAACTGATGCGCAGCGGCGCCGAGAACCAGTTACGGTTCCGGGCGCCGCGGATGCTCGATCTGTCGCTGCTCGTCTCGGCGCTGCCGGAGAGTTATCGGGCGAGCGAGACGGCCCCGGGCGAGTATCTGGTGGAGGGCGCGATCAACCCACAGGTGCTCGCGACGGTGACGGCATGGTGCGCCCGGCTCGACGTCCTGGCCACCGACATGAGCGTCGAACAACGCAGCCTTGAAGACGTGTTCCTGGACCTGACCGGACGGGAGTTGCGGCCGTGA
- the mptB gene encoding polyprenol phosphomannose-dependent alpha 1,6 mannosyltransferase MptB, producing the protein MAARLPSFSSWIARWHADERPVGSPLNDAEVIALRRTRLFGAAGTVLMAIGALGVGARPVVQDPTFGVRLLNLPSRLQTVSLTMTTTGAVMMTLAWLMLGRFALGDRRMSRSQLDRLLWLWVLPLLIAPPMYSRDVYSYLAQSEIGVKGLDPYRVGPATGLGLDHVFTLSVPNMWRETPAPYGPLFLWIGQGISRLTGENIVAAVLCHRLIVLLGVCLIVWATPRLARRCGVAEVSALWLGAANPLLIMHLVGGIHNEALMLGLMLAGTEFALRAVDAATPLLPRPLAWPQDREQWARWRPLATLLLGVVLITLSSQVKLPSLLALGFVAMALACRWGGTVKAFFLAGGSLTAVSVVVMAIIGWASGLGFGWLNTLGTANVVRSWMSLPTLLALGTGQVGILLGLGDHTTAVLGLTRAIGVFIIAILVTWLLLAVLRGRLHPVGGLGVALGVTVLLFPVVQPWYVLWAVLPLAAWATRPAFRSTTIVVTLAVGIFGPTANGDRFTVFQILLATAASTVIVLGLILLTYNRLPWRSVTSPPPDPSSPPQPQPVRPDAYAESP; encoded by the coding sequence GTGGCAGCCCGCCTACCTTCGTTCAGCTCGTGGATCGCCCGTTGGCATGCCGACGAACGCCCGGTGGGCTCCCCCCTCAACGACGCCGAGGTCATCGCGCTGCGCCGGACACGACTGTTCGGCGCGGCGGGCACGGTGCTGATGGCGATCGGTGCGCTCGGGGTCGGGGCAAGGCCGGTGGTGCAGGATCCGACGTTCGGCGTCCGGCTGCTCAACCTCCCGTCTCGTCTCCAGACGGTGTCTCTGACGATGACCACCACCGGCGCCGTCATGATGACGCTGGCCTGGTTGATGTTGGGGCGATTCGCGCTCGGTGACCGGCGCATGTCCCGCAGCCAACTGGACCGGTTGCTGTGGCTCTGGGTGCTGCCGCTGCTGATCGCCCCGCCGATGTACAGCCGAGACGTCTACTCCTATCTGGCGCAGAGCGAGATCGGCGTCAAAGGCCTCGACCCGTACCGGGTCGGTCCGGCGACCGGCCTCGGCCTGGACCACGTGTTCACGCTCTCGGTGCCGAACATGTGGCGCGAGACACCCGCCCCGTACGGGCCGCTGTTCCTGTGGATCGGACAGGGTATCTCCAGGCTGACCGGTGAGAACATCGTGGCCGCGGTGCTGTGTCACCGGTTGATCGTGCTGCTCGGCGTGTGCCTCATCGTCTGGGCGACACCGCGTCTTGCCCGTCGCTGCGGCGTCGCCGAGGTGAGCGCGCTGTGGCTCGGGGCGGCCAACCCGCTACTGATCATGCATCTGGTGGGAGGCATCCACAACGAGGCGCTGATGCTGGGCTTGATGCTCGCCGGCACCGAGTTCGCCCTTCGGGCTGTCGATGCCGCCACACCGCTGCTTCCCAGACCGCTGGCCTGGCCGCAGGACCGCGAGCAATGGGCGCGGTGGCGGCCGCTGGCCACGCTGCTGCTGGGCGTCGTCCTGATCACGCTGTCGTCGCAGGTGAAGCTGCCGTCGCTGCTGGCGCTCGGCTTCGTGGCGATGGCGCTGGCCTGCCGGTGGGGTGGCACCGTCAAGGCGTTCTTCTTGGCCGGTGGCTCGCTGACCGCCGTGTCGGTGGTGGTGATGGCGATCATCGGCTGGGCCAGCGGCCTCGGGTTCGGCTGGCTCAACACGCTGGGCACCGCCAACGTCGTGCGCAGTTGGATGTCGTTACCCACCTTGCTCGCCCTGGGCACCGGTCAGGTCGGCATCCTGCTGGGGCTCGGCGATCACACCACCGCGGTACTGGGGCTGACCCGTGCGATCGGCGTCTTCATCATCGCAATCCTCGTGACCTGGCTGCTGCTGGCCGTGCTGCGCGGGCGCCTGCACCCCGTCGGCGGACTTGGCGTCGCGCTCGGCGTGACCGTGCTCCTGTTCCCGGTCGTCCAGCCCTGGTACGTACTGTGGGCCGTGCTCCCGCTCGCAGCGTGGGCCACCCGGCCCGCGTTCCGCAGCACCACGATCGTGGTGACACTGGCAGTGGGCATCTTCGGCCCCACGGCCAACGGCGACCGGTTCACCGTATTTCAGATCCTGCTCGCCACCGCGGCAAGCACCGTGATCGTGCTCGGGCTCATTCTGCTCACCTACAACAGGCTGCCCTGGCGCAGCGTGACAAGCCCGCCTCCTGACCCATCGTCGCCACCGCAGCCACAGCCGGTCCGACCCGACGCCTACGCTGAATCCCCGTGA
- a CDS encoding ABC transporter permease — MNRFGPGTFSPDPRPATVQKMLAAQFALELRLLLRNGEQLLLTMFIPITLLVGLTLLPLGSFGPNRAGTFVPAIMALAVISTAFTGQAIAVAFDRRYGALKRLGATALPVWGIIAGKSLAVVAVVFLQSIVLGSIGFALGWRPPLAGLALGAAVIALGTAAFAALGLLLGGTLRAEIVLALANLLWFVFAGLGALTLEGGMVPSSARWVARLTPSGALTEALSQAMTMSVDWFGLLVLAVWGVVAALCALRWFRFT, encoded by the coding sequence ATGAATCGATTTGGGCCGGGTACCTTTTCGCCCGATCCGCGGCCGGCCACCGTGCAGAAGATGCTGGCCGCACAGTTCGCGCTCGAACTGCGGTTGCTGCTGCGCAACGGCGAACAACTCCTGCTGACCATGTTCATCCCGATCACGTTGTTGGTCGGGTTGACACTGCTGCCCCTCGGATCGTTCGGACCGAACCGGGCGGGGACGTTCGTGCCGGCGATCATGGCGCTTGCCGTGATCTCCACGGCGTTCACCGGACAGGCGATCGCCGTGGCGTTCGATCGCCGCTACGGGGCGCTGAAGCGACTGGGCGCCACGGCGCTCCCGGTGTGGGGCATCATCGCCGGCAAGTCCCTGGCCGTGGTGGCGGTCGTCTTCCTGCAATCGATTGTGTTGGGCAGCATCGGGTTTGCGCTCGGCTGGCGACCCCCGCTGGCAGGCCTGGCGCTCGGCGCGGCGGTCATCGCTCTGGGGACGGCGGCTTTCGCCGCACTGGGACTGCTGCTGGGCGGCACCCTTCGCGCGGAGATCGTGCTCGCCCTGGCCAACCTGCTGTGGTTCGTCTTCGCCGGGCTCGGCGCGCTGACGTTGGAGGGTGGCATGGTGCCGTCCTCGGCGCGGTGGGTGGCCCGGCTGACCCCGTCCGGCGCCCTGACCGAAGCACTGTCGCAGGCGATGACGATGTCAGTGGACTGGTTCGGCCTTCTGGTGCTCGCGGTGTGGGGCGTCGTCGCCGCATTGTGCGCGCTGCGCTGGTTCCGTTTCACCTGA
- a CDS encoding helix-turn-helix transcriptional regulator, which yields MKFSPEAGAAPAATSSAGADRHTRGAIVQLLLESGPITAGEIGERLGISAAGVRRHLDALMDAGDAQSSAAAAWQHTGRGRPAKRYRLTAAGRAKLGHAYDDLAADAIRQLREIGGDDAVRAFARRRVDGILAGVSQGPGDVESTAGRVADALTKAGYATTTTPVAGPVPGIQLCQHHCPVSHVAEEFPELCETEREAFAEILGTHVQRLATIVNGDCACTTHVPLVEKISATAPTRKQGASR from the coding sequence GTGAAATTCAGTCCGGAGGCTGGAGCCGCCCCGGCGGCGACATCCAGCGCAGGAGCCGATCGCCACACGCGTGGGGCGATCGTGCAACTGCTGCTCGAATCCGGACCGATCACCGCCGGTGAGATCGGCGAACGGCTCGGAATCTCCGCCGCCGGAGTGCGTCGCCATCTTGACGCGCTGATGGACGCCGGGGACGCCCAGTCCAGCGCCGCGGCGGCATGGCAGCACACGGGGCGCGGCAGGCCCGCGAAGCGGTACCGGCTAACCGCGGCTGGGCGCGCCAAACTGGGCCATGCCTACGACGACCTCGCCGCCGATGCCATCCGCCAGCTGCGCGAGATCGGTGGCGATGACGCCGTACGGGCGTTCGCGCGCCGTCGTGTCGACGGGATTCTCGCGGGAGTATCTCAGGGGCCCGGTGACGTTGAATCAACTGCAGGTCGGGTCGCCGACGCGCTGACCAAGGCCGGCTACGCGACGACGACGACACCGGTGGCCGGTCCGGTGCCCGGTATCCAGTTGTGTCAGCATCACTGTCCGGTGTCGCACGTCGCGGAGGAATTCCCCGAACTGTGCGAGACCGAGCGCGAGGCGTTCGCCGAGATTCTGGGAACCCATGTGCAGAGGCTCGCCACGATCGTCAACGGCGACTGCGCCTGTACCACGCACGTACCGCTGGTCGAGAAGATCAGCGCCACAGCCCCCACTAGAAAGCAAGGAGCGTCGAGATGA